A single region of the Neisseria zoodegmatis genome encodes:
- a CDS encoding L-threonylcarbamoyladenylate synthase, which yields MAQFFAIHPDNPQERLIKQAVEIIRKGGVIAYPTDSCYALGCHLGDKEAMERVLNIRKIDQKHHLTLMCADLSELGTYAKVDNSQFRQLKAATPGSYTFILQATKEVPNRTLHPKRKTIGLRVPDNKIALALLAELGEPLLSCTLMLPEDDEPLTDPYEIRDRLEHTVDLVIDGGWCGTDPTTVIDMTDGVELIREGKGDKALFGL from the coding sequence ATGGCACAATTTTTCGCGATCCACCCCGATAATCCGCAAGAGCGTTTGATTAAACAGGCGGTGGAAATTATTAGAAAAGGCGGCGTTATCGCTTATCCTACCGATTCCTGTTATGCGCTGGGTTGCCATTTGGGTGATAAAGAAGCAATGGAGCGGGTGTTGAATATCCGTAAAATCGATCAGAAACACCACCTTACTTTGATGTGTGCCGACTTAAGCGAACTGGGCACTTATGCCAAAGTTGATAACAGCCAGTTCCGCCAGTTGAAAGCGGCCACGCCGGGCAGTTATACCTTTATTTTGCAGGCCACCAAAGAAGTGCCTAACCGCACGCTGCACCCCAAGCGTAAAACCATCGGTCTTCGTGTGCCCGACAACAAAATCGCTTTGGCGTTGCTAGCCGAATTGGGCGAGCCGTTATTAAGTTGTACCCTGATGTTGCCGGAAGACGACGAACCGCTAACCGACCCGTATGAAATCCGCGACCGTTTGGAGCACACGGTAGATTTGGTGATCGACGGCGGTTGGTGCGGCACCGATCCGACTACGGTAATCGACATGACCGATGGTGTGGAGCTGATTCGGGAAGGCAAAGGCGATAAGGCTTTGTTTGGTTTGTAA
- a CDS encoding PHP domain-containing protein, giving the protein MIDLHCHSNISDGLLSPAEVARLAHANGCTMLSLTDHDHTGGLAEARAEAEKLGMRFINGVEVSVTWRKRTIHIVGLDFDEHNEVLQNLLAKVRTGRLKRLEAIAAKLEKKGISGAYEGALALAANPEMVSRTHVAEFLINEGHVRNKQQAFTKYLGDGKPASVPHEWAALEECVAAINEAGGMAVIAHPMRYGFSATAKRNLFEEFKALGGQGIEVHSGNCDKNDRLNYALLAQRYGLLASAGSDFHRLNDYSGGILGACPELPDICRPVWEEFRAVQ; this is encoded by the coding sequence ATGATAGACCTCCATTGCCATTCTAATATTTCAGACGGCCTGTTAAGCCCCGCCGAAGTTGCGCGTTTGGCGCATGCCAACGGCTGCACGATGCTGTCGCTAACCGACCACGACCATACCGGCGGGCTGGCGGAAGCGCGTGCCGAAGCGGAAAAGCTCGGCATGCGTTTTATCAATGGGGTGGAGGTTTCGGTAACGTGGCGCAAGCGTACGATACATATCGTCGGGCTGGATTTCGATGAACACAACGAGGTGTTGCAAAATCTGTTGGCCAAAGTGCGCACAGGCCGTCTGAAACGCTTGGAAGCGATTGCTGCAAAGCTTGAAAAGAAGGGCATAAGCGGTGCGTATGAAGGGGCGTTGGCTTTGGCGGCGAACCCTGAAATGGTCAGCCGCACCCATGTTGCGGAATTTCTGATTAACGAAGGCCATGTGCGCAACAAGCAGCAGGCGTTTACCAAATATTTGGGCGACGGCAAACCTGCTTCGGTGCCGCACGAATGGGCTGCGTTGGAGGAATGTGTGGCGGCCATTAACGAGGCGGGCGGTATGGCGGTGATTGCCCATCCGATGCGCTATGGTTTTTCGGCAACGGCCAAGCGCAATCTTTTTGAAGAGTTTAAGGCTTTGGGCGGGCAGGGCATTGAAGTGCATAGCGGCAATTGCGATAAAAACGACCGTTTGAATTATGCTTTGCTGGCGCAACGCTACGGCTTGTTGGCAAGTGCAGGCAGCGATTTTCACCGTTTAAACGATTACAGCGGCGGGATATTGGGCGCATGCCCCGAACTGCCGGATATCTGCCGGCCGGTATGGGAAGAGTTTAGGGCGGTTCAATAA
- a CDS encoding site-2 protease family protein, with protein sequence MFQNFDLSIFLLALLPVLLAITVHEAAHAYAARYWGDRTAEQLGRLTLNPVAHIDPVGTIVVPLLMFMFTPFLFGWAKPVPIVPRNFRNMRMGLRMVAIAGPLSNLVMAFGWGLAMVLAPHVPESFQYPLGEMAKYGVMINAVLFVLNMIPILPLDGGRFVDSFLPARASMQFHKIEPYGTWIILILLMTGLLGKIMMPFVGGIIVLVTSAVGVFM encoded by the coding sequence ATGTTTCAAAATTTCGATTTAAGTATCTTTTTACTCGCCTTGTTGCCGGTGCTGCTGGCAATTACCGTGCACGAAGCCGCACATGCTTATGCTGCACGCTACTGGGGAGACCGAACGGCGGAGCAGCTGGGCAGGCTCACACTCAATCCGGTGGCGCATATCGACCCTGTCGGCACAATCGTGGTGCCTTTGCTGATGTTTATGTTTACCCCGTTTTTATTCGGTTGGGCCAAGCCGGTTCCCATTGTGCCGCGTAATTTCCGCAACATGCGCATGGGTTTGCGGATGGTGGCGATTGCCGGGCCGCTGTCTAATTTGGTGATGGCTTTCGGCTGGGGGCTGGCGATGGTGTTGGCACCGCATGTGCCTGAGTCGTTTCAGTATCCTTTAGGCGAAATGGCCAAATACGGCGTGATGATCAATGCCGTTCTGTTTGTGCTGAATATGATTCCGATTCTGCCGCTGGATGGCGGACGCTTTGTCGACAGCTTCCTGCCTGCCCGAGCTTCGATGCAGTTTCATAAAATCGAACCTTACGGTACATGGATTATTTTGATTCTGTTGATGACAGGGCTGCTGGGTAAAATCATGATGCCTTTTGTGGGCGGAATTATCGTATTGGTTACTTCGGCTGTTGGTGTGTTTATGTAA
- a CDS encoding catalase — protein sequence MSKCPVTHLTMNNGAPVVDNQNSLTAGPRGPLLAQDLWLNEKLANFVREVIPERRMHAKGSGAFGTFTVTHDITQYTKAKIFSQVGKKTEMFARFTTVAGERGAADAERDIRGFALKFYTEEGNWDMVGNNTPVFFMRDPRKFPDLNKAVKRDPRTNMRSATNNWDFWTLLPEAFHQVTVVMSDRGIPASYRHMHGFGSHTYSFINAQNERFWVKFHFRTQQGIKNLTNEEAAAIIANDRESHQRDLYESIEKGDFPKWTMYIQVMPEADAEKVPYHPFDLTKVWPKGDYPLIEVGEFELNRNPENFFADVEQSAFAPSNLVPGISVSPDRMLQARLFNYADAQRYRLGVNHHQIPVNAPRCPVHSNARDGYGRVDGNYGSTLHYEPNSFGQWQEQAQYAEPPLKINGDAAHWNYREDDADYFSQPRALFNLMSCEQKETLFKNTAAGMGDALDFIKYRHIRNCYACDPAYGEGVAKALGMTVADAMAAYKTDPAMGQPGLLDFSDYKG from the coding sequence ATGTCCAAATGTCCCGTAACCCATTTAACCATGAACAACGGCGCGCCCGTTGTCGACAACCAAAACAGCCTCACCGCCGGCCCGCGCGGCCCCTTGTTGGCTCAAGATTTGTGGCTGAACGAAAAACTGGCGAACTTCGTGCGCGAAGTGATTCCCGAGCGTCGTATGCATGCTAAAGGTTCCGGTGCTTTCGGTACGTTCACCGTTACCCACGACATCACTCAATACACCAAAGCCAAAATTTTCAGCCAAGTAGGCAAAAAAACCGAAATGTTCGCCCGCTTTACCACAGTAGCCGGTGAGCGCGGTGCGGCCGATGCCGAGCGCGACATCCGCGGTTTCGCCTTGAAGTTCTACACTGAAGAAGGCAACTGGGATATGGTGGGTAACAACACGCCCGTATTCTTCATGCGTGACCCGCGTAAATTCCCCGATTTGAACAAAGCGGTAAAACGCGACCCGCGCACCAATATGCGTTCCGCCACCAACAACTGGGACTTCTGGACTCTTCTGCCCGAAGCCTTCCACCAAGTAACCGTTGTGATGAGCGACCGCGGTATTCCTGCTTCTTACCGTCACATGCACGGTTTCGGCAGCCATACTTACAGCTTCATTAATGCACAAAACGAGCGTTTCTGGGTGAAATTCCATTTCCGTACCCAACAAGGCATTAAAAACCTGACTAACGAAGAAGCTGCCGCAATCATTGCCAATGACCGCGAAAGCCATCAGCGCGACCTGTATGAGTCTATCGAGAAAGGCGATTTCCCGAAATGGACCATGTATATCCAAGTGATGCCTGAAGCCGACGCAGAAAAAGTGCCTTACCATCCGTTTGACTTGACCAAAGTATGGCCCAAAGGCGATTACCCGCTGATCGAAGTAGGTGAGTTCGAACTGAACCGCAACCCTGAAAACTTCTTTGCCGATGTTGAGCAATCTGCCTTTGCACCGAGCAATCTGGTTCCCGGTATCAGCGTATCTCCCGACCGCATGTTGCAAGCCCGCTTGTTTAACTATGCCGACGCACAGCGTTACCGCTTGGGTGTGAACCACCATCAAATTCCGGTGAACGCACCGCGCTGCCCCGTACACAGCAACGCCCGCGACGGTTACGGCCGCGTTGACGGCAACTACGGCAGCACCCTGCACTACGAGCCGAACAGCTTCGGCCAATGGCAAGAGCAAGCCCAATACGCCGAACCGCCTTTGAAAATCAACGGTGATGCGGCACATTGGAACTACCGCGAAGACGACGCAGACTACTTCAGCCAACCGCGCGCGCTGTTCAACCTGATGAGCTGCGAACAAAAAGAAACCCTGTTCAAAAACACTGCCGCGGGTATGGGCGATGCGCTGGACTTCATCAAATACCGCCACATCCGCAACTGCTACGCTTGCGACCCGGCTTACGGCGAAGGCGTTGCCAAAGCACTGGGCATGACTGTGGCCGACGCGATGGCTGCCTACAAAACCGACCCCGCTATGGGCCAACCCGGTTTGTTGGACTTCAGCGACTACAAAGGATAA
- a CDS encoding RNA-binding S4 domain-containing protein — MQATVYLEDNEYITLCDLLKLAGLTDSGGQAKMAITAGEVLRNGATETRKTAKIRGGDIIEFNGAILEVVDGYDPEA; from the coding sequence ATGCAAGCAACTGTTTATTTGGAAGATAACGAATACATCACCTTGTGCGACCTCTTGAAACTCGCCGGCCTTACCGACAGCGGCGGGCAGGCGAAAATGGCTATTACTGCGGGAGAAGTATTGCGCAACGGCGCCACCGAAACCCGCAAAACGGCCAAAATACGCGGCGGCGACATCATCGAATTCAACGGCGCCATTCTCGAAGTGGTAGACGGCTATGACCCAGAAGCTTAA
- a CDS encoding Type 1 glutamine amidotransferase-like domain-containing protein, producing MMKLFLTAYFAQTASLLPPFLGEPMQGRSVGFIATAADVEAVDFYVEEARRIWHSWGVEIDMVDVVALSAEEIARKLHRSDYIYVSGGNTFYLLAQLRQKQADKVLAEEIASGKPYIGESAGSMIVAENLSYVHEMDEVSRAEYDTRHGLGVLDVCIVPHDGEEPFAEATQAIREKYAHLPLYPLNNSQVLLAEGGQPPAVTVRAV from the coding sequence ATGATGAAACTGTTTTTAACTGCTTATTTTGCACAAACCGCATCGTTGTTGCCGCCGTTTCTCGGCGAGCCGATGCAGGGTAGAAGTGTGGGTTTTATCGCTACTGCGGCGGATGTGGAAGCCGTAGATTTTTATGTTGAAGAGGCACGCCGCATTTGGCATTCGTGGGGTGTGGAAATCGATATGGTTGATGTGGTGGCGTTGAGTGCCGAAGAAATTGCCCGCAAACTTCACCGTAGCGACTATATTTATGTGAGTGGCGGAAACACTTTTTATTTGCTGGCACAATTGCGGCAAAAGCAGGCGGATAAGGTATTGGCGGAGGAAATCGCTTCCGGCAAACCGTATATCGGCGAATCGGCGGGCAGCATGATTGTGGCCGAAAATCTGTCTTATGTGCATGAAATGGATGAAGTCAGCAGGGCGGAATACGATACTCGGCATGGGTTGGGCGTGTTGGATGTCTGCATCGTGCCTCATGACGGCGAAGAGCCTTTTGCAGAAGCCACGCAAGCCATTAGAGAGAAGTATGCGCATCTGCCGCTTTATCCGCTCAACAATTCACAGGTGTTGCTGGCAGAAGGTGGCCAACCGCCGGCAGTAACCGTTCGGGCCGTCTGA
- a CDS encoding ACP-like domain-containing protein, which produces MKILSTALLVAATLVAGVAHADAGQAVRKSSVSYTCQQGKKVKVTYGFNKQNLPVYASAYMNGKTRYMPINLNASDNVDTVFGDENNFKLSTGYLDRSNHRRNSIMITSPGQDILFKSCKPRRR; this is translated from the coding sequence ATGAAAATCTTATCTACTGCGTTATTGGTAGCGGCTACATTGGTTGCCGGTGTTGCCCATGCGGATGCCGGTCAGGCCGTACGCAAATCTTCTGTGAGCTATACTTGCCAACAAGGTAAAAAAGTAAAAGTAACTTACGGTTTCAACAAGCAAAATCTGCCTGTTTACGCTTCTGCCTACATGAACGGCAAAACCCGCTATATGCCGATTAACCTGAATGCTTCAGACAATGTTGATACTGTGTTCGGCGATGAAAACAACTTCAAGTTGAGCACCGGCTATTTGGATCGTTCCAACCACCGCCGCAATTCGATTATGATTACTTCGCCCGGTCAGGACATCCTTTTCAAGAGCTGTAAACCGCGCCGCCGTTAA
- a CDS encoding REP-associated tyrosine transposase: MAELLPTRRRMRLPDYDYAAVGGYFVTLCIHGRHNVFGRVENGVMLLNSAGEMVQDVLCELNGHFEGGYLDRYVVMPNHVHFIWVNRCGRVNLSNVVQWLKIVSTNRYIRGVKESGWPAFEGKLWQRGFHDHVIRNEADYFRIAEYIANNPLQWHLDTLYREN, from the coding sequence ATGGCAGAGCTTTTGCCTACCAGACGCAGAATGCGCTTGCCTGATTATGATTATGCTGCGGTAGGCGGCTATTTTGTAACGCTGTGCATTCATGGCCGCCATAATGTTTTCGGCAGGGTGGAAAATGGTGTGATGCTGCTGAACAGTGCGGGCGAAATGGTGCAGGATGTTTTGTGTGAATTGAACGGACATTTTGAAGGCGGGTATTTAGATCGGTATGTGGTGATGCCTAACCATGTTCATTTTATTTGGGTAAACCGCTGCGGCAGAGTGAATTTGTCTAACGTTGTGCAATGGTTGAAAATAGTCAGTACCAACCGTTATATACGAGGAGTAAAAGAAAGCGGGTGGCCTGCGTTTGAAGGCAAGCTTTGGCAGCGTGGTTTTCATGATCATGTAATCCGCAATGAGGCTGATTATTTCCGTATTGCGGAATACATCGCTAATAATCCGCTGCAATGGCATTTGGATACGCTATATCGCGAAAATTGA